Proteins encoded by one window of Vibrio panuliri:
- a CDS encoding DEAD/DEAH box helicase, giving the protein MYTLRPYQADSVKAVIHYFRKHTTPAVIVLPTGAGKSLVIAELARLARGRVLVLAHVKELVEQNHAKYEGYGLTGAIFSAGLGRKETDQQVVFASVQSVVRNLDAFKDQFSLLVIDECHRVPEDENSSYQKVISHLRELNPGMKVLGLTATPYRLGIGWLYQYHTRGQVRSEEARFFRDCIFELPIRYLLDEGFLTPAKMMDAPVLSYDFSQLKPASTGRYKESELDMVIDQAKRATPQIVQQIIQMANNKKGIMVFAATVRHAQEIYTLLPEGQAAIVIGDTPTPERDAIIQQFKDQKIKYLVNVSVLTTGFDAPHVDLIAILRPTESISLYQQIVGRGLRLSPGKEECLVLDYAGNSYDLYQPEVGNPKPDSDSEIITIPCPACGFNNNFWGKLDSNGFLLEHFGRRCQGYFEDDETGEREHCGYRFRAKYCGECGADNDIAARICHECDATLVDPDKKLKEALNLKDALVFECVDMVLSTFKDEKGKNQLKVTYHGDNQAAVHEFWPLTTAKQKERFYAQFVRPHLADKHRPFAESSPSKVVAHQHRFRPPQFVIARKVGRFWKMRDKIFDDELSQM; this is encoded by the coding sequence GAAAACACACCACACCCGCGGTGATTGTCTTACCCACCGGCGCTGGAAAAAGCTTAGTGATCGCAGAGCTGGCGAGGCTAGCGCGAGGGCGTGTATTGGTGCTTGCCCACGTAAAAGAGCTCGTCGAGCAGAATCATGCAAAATATGAAGGGTATGGATTAACTGGCGCAATTTTCTCTGCGGGGTTGGGACGTAAAGAGACTGACCAACAAGTCGTCTTTGCTTCCGTACAATCGGTGGTAAGAAATCTCGACGCCTTTAAAGATCAATTTTCACTACTGGTCATTGATGAGTGCCACCGAGTACCAGAAGATGAAAACTCCAGTTATCAGAAGGTCATTTCTCATTTGCGTGAGCTTAATCCAGGGATGAAAGTACTTGGACTCACTGCGACCCCTTATCGATTGGGAATTGGTTGGCTATATCAGTATCACACTCGCGGGCAAGTTCGCAGTGAAGAGGCGCGTTTTTTCCGTGACTGCATCTTTGAGTTACCCATTCGCTACTTGCTTGATGAAGGCTTTTTAACCCCTGCGAAAATGATGGATGCGCCCGTTCTCAGCTATGACTTTTCTCAACTCAAACCCGCCAGTACAGGTCGCTATAAAGAGTCTGAATTGGATATGGTGATTGATCAAGCCAAACGCGCGACACCACAAATTGTTCAGCAGATCATCCAAATGGCAAACAACAAAAAGGGCATTATGGTGTTTGCTGCGACCGTGCGCCACGCTCAAGAGATCTATACCTTGTTGCCCGAAGGACAGGCTGCGATTGTGATCGGTGATACCCCAACACCAGAGCGCGACGCTATTATCCAGCAGTTTAAAGACCAGAAAATTAAATACTTGGTCAATGTCTCTGTATTGACTACCGGCTTTGACGCCCCTCATGTCGATCTCATTGCGATTCTGCGCCCAACAGAGTCTATTAGCCTATATCAGCAAATTGTTGGACGCGGTTTACGCTTATCTCCGGGTAAAGAAGAGTGCTTAGTGCTGGACTATGCTGGCAATAGCTACGATCTTTATCAGCCTGAAGTGGGCAATCCCAAACCTGATTCGGACAGCGAAATCATCACTATCCCCTGCCCCGCTTGCGGTTTTAACAACAATTTTTGGGGAAAGCTCGACAGCAATGGCTTTCTGCTTGAGCATTTTGGTCGCCGCTGTCAGGGCTATTTTGAAGACGATGAAACTGGTGAACGTGAACACTGTGGCTATCGTTTTCGTGCCAAATACTGTGGCGAATGTGGTGCAGACAACGATATTGCCGCGCGAATTTGTCATGAGTGCGATGCGACTCTTGTCGACCCAGACAAGAAGCTTAAAGAGGCATTAAATCTAAAAGATGCATTGGTATTTGAATGCGTAGATATGGTGTTATCGACCTTTAAAGATGAAAAAGGCAAAAACCAGCTCAAAGTGACCTATCACGGTGACAACCAAGCTGCGGTTCATGAGTTTTGGCCGTTAACAACCGCTAAGCAAAAAGAACGTTTTTATGCGCAGTTTGTTCGCCCGCATCTCGCCGATAAACATCGTCCTTTTGCTGAGTCATCACCTTCTAAAGTGGTTGCTCATCAACACCGTTTTCGCCCACCTCAGTTTGTGATTGCACGGAAAGTGGGACGTTTTTGGAAAATGCGCGACAAAATCTTTGACGATGAGTTAAGCCAAATGTAA